The Epinephelus fuscoguttatus linkage group LG19, E.fuscoguttatus.final_Chr_v1 genome contains the following window.
CATGTTTTTATGTGCGACTAGTAGAGACAACaagttttgaaactggtccaatGTTGAGTGAGAGCGCTGCAATGAAATCCCTACAGGCAATTGTGTTTAAGTCcacttaaagtgtttgtttttgccactgacaggctaaAGCTGTTACtgaaagtgtctgacaacattatcgAAATGATCCctacaaatgttttttcacGTGTTGCTGGTCTGTCTGTTACTGTGGCGAAGTCTCGttctgaaatctcgcgagaggTGACTTGAATGGTGGAAACGTTAGTGAGAGTTGGAGTGAGGAGTCCCAggaagagtttgttgtgttagAATACAGACAGTGTAGCCTAGTGTTACCTAAAACATGGGTCTTGAATGTTTTTCTGGCCAAGTACCCCGAACAGCAGGGACCCTCTACTGCatagtcatccaggtcatggaaATCTTAAGCGCTAAATCGTAATGcagcgtttcttgaagacgtttcacctctcagtTCTACGTGACTGGTgcagagttgcaggctttaaactccaTGTGTGCGACCCTCACAAAGTCGTTAAGGTCAcgtgtgagtcgttgacccacctgtcCATTGTGTGTGTCGTTAGGGTTAACGACTGCGAATctcagagctcacatgtgacctcaacgacTCTGTAAGAGCTAACATCCACATGGAGTTGAAAGCCTGCGACTCCGCACCAGTCCGAACTGAAgaggcctcttggatgagaggtgacacgtcttcaagaaactcaagtaagtccagttgcctacgatatagcacagtaatttacagattcagatttttAAACATCATGTTTGATAGTCAGGCAGCCTGTCCACGGTGtgcccgcctctcgcccaatgtcagctaggaCAGTCTCCAGCTCCCGTGCAGCCCTGTTTCAGGATAAGTGGCTACagaaatgaaattaataaatgttttattggtGAATATACTTATGGAAGGCACATTTATTTAGCGTAGAGTAGCTCACATGATTGCAGGAGGACTCATGGATAACAATTAGCCTATAATCAGCGTTGAGTACTGTAAATCAAATGATTTATATTTGCTAATAATATTTTGGACTCATGTTAATGTGCATTTTCACATCAATATAAATTTCAAACAATATGTTGGCAGCCCTCCTGCAGTTACTCTGAGTACCCCCCTGTTGAAAACCCGTGATCTAAAGGACTTGTAATGCCATGGCTGAATATGTAGCTGATTTCGGCAATGTGGAAAAAGTACACAAGATTCCAGAGCGAGACTTCCACAAGCGAGaggtaaagaaaaacattttatttctctgtcagGATCATCTCCATAATGTTGTCTGTAATTTAagataacaatctgagcctgtcagtggcaaaaacatgcAGTTTTGAAGGACTTAAATCGACAATTGAGGGATTATATCGCAGCCTGTTTCACATCTTGCTCAATCCTTGGCCAGTTTTAAAACCTGTTAGTCACTCAGActcaaaaacatcttaaaatagGGTCCATGTGGACACAATGCCACATTCAGGCTTGATTGCAGTCAGAGCTCGGAGCCTGTTACCTCTGTCGTTCAGTATTTGTGTGAGTCCACATTAAACTCTGATTAACTTCTAGGTGCCCAGTCTGTCTACCGTAAGGAGCCAGACGTGGATTAGCGCAGCATACTAGGCCATGTCACGCAGTCCTGACCCTGCACAGGAAGTGTTTGGCaccatatgtgtataataatagttTACAGGTGCTAATCTCCTCTAGATGATGATCTGATTGAGCGGGATCCACTCGTCGCAAAAAGCAGCTTTGATAGCCGAGGTTTCTGATGCTAGATTAGCCTGCTGCTCGCTGCAGGTGTCAGCACGTGGAGTCGCTACAACAACAGCTTCCAGAAGTggagtttgtgtctctgtctgacTGACTATCCAAAATATGTTGTCTAAGAATAATCACATGGTTGCTTTTTGTTCTCACCTTTAGCCTTAGGATGAAAGTAATTGCAGTGATAATGGAGCAAGCGTCCCCTCATTTCTCAGTTTGTATGTAGTGTACAATATGGAGGGATTTGTTTCTAGGTCCGTCGTGCATTCAGTTAATAATCATCATCCAGATAATAACGGACAAACAGgtgaatatttttgtatttattgtacatttgtaaccaaaaaaaaaagagccgaTTATTTATTTGCATTCAATTCAACATGTAAAGTACCACTTCCTGTGCTTCATTAAGTGCTTTGTTCTGGATGTACTGATATAAAATGAATCCACAGTAGGTCCTTGTTTGCGTATTAGGCGTCTTCCTTTGCAGACCTAGTTTATGATACTGCTGTGCTGAAGGGAGAGGAGTCactgtgccacatttgtaaTGTCATTGTAAAACAGGAACCCAAAGTAGATCACTACCTCTACCTTGTGGAGTTCACACTAGCCATATGCTTCGCTGCATGCTGTGTATTTTcccccagcttttttttttttttttagttcagcTCTGGAGTTGAACGTGCAGCACTTTGTATACttcattaaatgttaaaaataataatattcatctttgtttttgtttttcttaaggAATcatttaaacctttatttatttaagactCTGGAATCAATTGAGCAAAACCGTTGAATATGCAAaccacttaaaataaaaataaaactttacaaCCTGAGTCAAATCCCAAGTCGTAAACTTTAAGTCATGAGTCCTAAGCAAGTCATAATGCGCTCTTCACCAAATATATACCATTTAACAGCAGACTAATAAtattaaattaacaaaaatcCCTAACGTTTTAAAAATGTGTACTTTCTTGTCACTGATTTATTAAAACAACTGCGACTGACCTTAATCGTAAAGAAGCAGTGCTCATTGCATATAACATTAACAGCCGGTCCGAGAACAGAATtaattttgtatgtttctgtcctgTCTTGTATTTAACTCGTCTCGTATTGGAAAAATTTCTTTCAACTTTCCTTTACCCAATTGGCTTGAGGGAAGGTGTCGAATATTTTCAAAGGGcttaagtccaagtcaagtcacaactCATTGGTGTTAAATCtaagtcaagttgcaagtctaTTTTGTCGAGTctgaagtcatttttttttttcattaaagggTTAATTGCAAGCAGACAAAACATTAagaccactgacaggtgaagtgaataacgcTGATTGATTCattacaatgcagtgttctgctgggaaacctttggtcctggcattcatatGGATGCCCCTTTACGGACTCCAGTATCCCATATGGTAGTAGCCCCCAGCAGggcaatgcaccatgccacactgcaaaaactgctcaggattGGCcaaaggaatgtgacaaagagctcaaggcatcgacctAGCTTTCAAATTTcacagatcccaatctgatcaagcatctgtGGAACAAACCAGTGCCCCGGAGGTCCTTTGTCCgggccttgacaggtcagagtcaAGTCCGATCTATCATCTATGATGGGGCCTCTGACCCGTTGAGGCCTGGAGACGGGACCTTTGCGGATGTCCTGTGTTGTCTGGCAGCAAAACATTGTGGAcagatcttttgagtcctgCGGGTTGCGAGGTAATGCACTGGCATGCCCAATGGATGTccaatcagattgggatctggggaatttggaggccaagTTGACGCCTTGAGTTTAGTCACGTCTGCCGAGCCATTACCAAGCACTttctgtggtgtggcatggtgcaccGTCCTGCCTGGGGGGCGCACTTCCATCAGGGAGGAAGGAATAGGGGGGTGTACTTGTGGGTGTAgcgtggcatccacatgaacgGCAGAACCCAAGGTTCCTCAAAGGAGCATTGCACTGTAACTAAATGATCGGTGTTACTGACTTCACCCAccactggttttaatgttttggctgatcggtgtgtATATGTAACAGCAGTTTAAACAGCACAATCTAAAATAAGGCATTTGAGCAGCTGTAATGGTGAAAGAGAGTCCAAGTTTAAGGTCTATGCAGATGTTTCCATGAATAAAGAGCACTGTAAGAGAAACGTTTCGATTCTACAGTTCTTTTCCGATGGAGAAAGGGGAGGCAAATCTTATTTCTGTACAGAAAACCAAATATAATTCTCAATTTATTAATCAGTGTTAATATGATGCTTGAAGTTGAAGTTATTCTCCAGCCAGATACAAAGATATTTATACTGAAGCACTCTCTGGATGTGTCATTTCCCAAATGAATGTTGAACGATTTGGTGTGAGTACACTGAGCTTAGCACTAACTTGAAATGCAGTGAGACAATCAAACCCCATCCATTCAAAgttcaacaaaacatttatttatttaaagcttTATTCAGTGAGATTTGGTAATAAAATTCACACTGGCATATTAAGAGAAACATCCTGAGACCTTCAGAGTACAAAAGCAGCCCCCAATTAAAACATCTATTAGTATGCACTGGGAGCTGGAAAGGTGGTTCAGTTGTTAGGAATGAAACAAAATTACATCCCAAAATTTGAGGTGCATTTGTTCCCCCGAAACACCTAcgttacaaaaaaaataaactgcataTCAAAATGCATAGCTCTGACTGAAGATGAagcttaaattaaaacaaaaaaaaaaaaaaaaaggagtgagGCAGTCCCTTTGTTCAGAGGCACAACACATCAGCACTCCTTGCTAACTGTGTTGAAATGGCTTTTCATACAGCATCCAGCATGTAAACCTCATTATTCTAAGCAGGTGTGAGACGTTTGTGGTGAGCCAGGTCTAACAGTCAAATACAGTGACCATTAAATGCTTTTGATTGCTGCAGATGAGATGATGAAATTTAGCTTCGCTTGGTGCAACTTTTGAAAGTCAAATAACCACTAGGAAAGAGAAGTGCAACATATTTCACACAAACAGTGTTCTGTAATCTACTTGGCGGGGGCGAAGCCCACACGGTCTGCGTTCCTGTCAAACACGGTGTAGTACCTCCCGATGAATACGTCTCCCAGGATCCACAGGGGCCCCGCGGGAGGCGGGATGTCCATGGCCATGAAGCCTGAGAGACAGATTGATGTCCCCAACTGGGTCTCCTGCATCAAAGAGGAGACAGATGTTCTCAGTGAAAGCAAATATTTGTTTAGTTTTGCAAGGACactttagagcagtggttcccaactaattgaccctttgctaagtcccgcccccggatgcagactggccaatcataacgtagcatcggcctggctcagaccagggtccgacaacgaCACAGACTGCAGACGCCTCGGTGTGCTTCTCTctagggcggggcttagcgagaGGTCTATTGGTTGTGAATGTCGTCCATCTTGAGATTGAGTGTATCTACCTTTATGACGTAATCCTCTCCAGTCAGGTTTAACATCTTCCCTCCGATGTTGAAGGAGACGACGGGCAGAGATGGGATCCTTTTACAGTCGATCCAGTActagagaggagggagaggaggatgtGTTTAAATGATCTTGAGAGACAATAAAGACAAAGCGAGTGATTCGCTCCAGTTAAAGTTTTAAACGTTACATCTGGGATACAAGAGTGCAGCATCATCTACCTCTCCCATCAGTAGGGGCAGTGCTCCGATGGCTTTTTGCAGCGCTCTGATTTCCTGCACAGGACCTACGATTTGGGACGTCCCCGTGTCGACAATAGCCTGGCAACTGGCCTTGCACAGAGTCAGCTGGTTGCCAACTTCAACTCTGCAGGGCGGGTTAGAGAGGCGGCAGCAGCAGGGCGAGGCAGAGAGACAAGAGGCAGCAGTTTGTTAGCAACACCTGCTGGGAAATGTGTTGTCATGCTACTGCAAAGCAGCCTTTACACTCACTACACTACATCACACTAACCTTTTCATGCATGCACCTGTTTTACGACAACATTTAACCAGACATTAAggaataaaatgatgtgtgcaTTGTCTTGGTATTTTGAGAGGCCTCAGAGACCTTCACACTGAGGAGGCCTCTGGTGTCTGGAGGTGAAGATAAGATGAGGAGGACTTTGTGGACGTTTCCGACTCCCATGATAAACATGAATGAGAAACTCTTCACACAGGGTTACACACATGgtctctctcctctcacccCTCCCTCATAGTGTGATTAAACATGATTCTGTTTAACATGGGACACACTGCATGAAGCCGAGCTAATGTTACTTTAAAGGGCAAGTTTGACTTGTCTGCATTTGACTAATGTAGAGAACTTATTTTGAAAGTGGTTCGATATGCTGTGAGATcagctgcaatgtaaccactcaagGCATGCTCACACTGTCAATGTACGTCCtctaaaagtgtttttgtcactgacaggctcagattgttattctaagtgtctgacaatattATGGAGAAGATCCCTTCAGAGATAGatccttttgtttaaccagaaacagccccgaaatcgtCATCTTAAACCAACTAGACTTAATTTAAACTAACATGATTTTTATCAgtgtaaaggccctgacacatgAAGTCGTCAACGCTGGGctgtcagtgagcgtctgtcactGCGATGTGTCCCATACCATTGCTCTTCATCAGCACCTGTTAGTTTTTTTtgccgattcagcatgttgaatcagcgtgGGTGACGGTGGAGCCTGTCgttgaatgaaatcactctgattggcagttcagctcagtgcatgagaacagaaacaaagtgaggaaagtaaacaaacagctaaagtcgaGAGgaagtgagaccaaaacaaactggtTACatgaggtaagattatttttctttagccattgagctcttggtgttattgttcactggtaCACCGTAAATATACTCTGTTCtctcaacattggattgtgttgttgatgtgctAACTAGCTGACTAGCTTCAAGACGgtttttcagtttcattacAATACATCGTTGTccgctggtgtggagagttatttcctctcatgcaggcaaAGAAAGTTTGTGTTGATTAGCATTCAGccgtagtctttgtggtgtcttcatgtgcaacttttacCACCGAGACAGAGGTGATGTGAGGTGACGTAACAATCGGCTTTCGTTGCTGCTAGATCTCtgaagtcggtttggtgtgtccttTAACTCCCTTTATTAAAGTTgacatgaacaaaataaaactcacaaaagccatcttAGTTTGTCTTTTAAGTGCTCCAACAATCACtgactctggtttggttgaaattaacccttaattcaccaagttagatgtgaaaatggagtttggtggaaTTAGTGATGGTGATTTTGAggctgtttcttttttaactcAAAGGATCtttctctttaacaaaaaggtctatctccatagggatcctttctataatgttAGACACTCAGAATAATAATGTGAGCCtgacagtggcaaaaacaagcactttaagtggacgTGCATTGATGGGGCaaacatgccctgagtggttacatggCAGCTGgtttcactgctgctggctgaatctctcttgctcaatactggaccagtgtCAAAAACAAtagttcccattagtcacttctATACAAAACAGTGGGGAAAAAGGGTCCAGGTTGCAAATTACAAAACTTACCCTGTAAGTTTTTGGTATGACCTATGTACCAAGATCTTTTCTGGCATCTGATTTATGTTGTAATGAACAAATATTCAAGAAAGAACAACTGAAGCTCATTGAGTTATTATTCATTGAAATGAGGACTGAGCAGAAGTACAAGCTTTCCACATCAGTGGAGATACTATTATCAATAACCAATTGTGATGATGACAAACAAGGAACAGAAAGTGCCTCAACCTCAACAACACTATTCCACTTCCTCCTAACAATGACACAACAAACTGTTCATTCTCACCCCTTCATCTCGATCTGCCAGTAGGCCTTTCTTGTGACGTTGACATAGTGCAGGTCTCCGGTGTAGTACTGAGGGTCTGTCCCGCCCAGCACCAGCTCTCCACCTACTGCTGCTTTTGGGTCTCTAAGGGAAGCATTAACCACTGTGTTAACAAATACACTCATGTGTCACAACTGGGAAAACCCCACAGTTAGTGAATTAGGACATAACATACCACAAACTCTCTCTGACTGACAGTTCTTAAATGCTTCTTCTGTCAGACACCAACCTGCTGATGTAGAAAGAGAAAATGTTCTGAGgcagcagcttggcagccatggCCGTGTCAAACACCGGGGTGACTTCAGCGACTGATATGGAGGGGTAGGCCATGCCCAAGACCCCGTCGAACCGTGCCACTGCAAATGTGATGCCAGGCTGCTTCACCGCTTCAGCAAACTGCTGGCCAGGGATGGGCAGACCTGCTACCTGCGAGCAGCAGAGAGACGtcgacagacaaaacaaaaaactttgaATGGATTGATAGGAATGGtgtgaccaccaaaatttagGAATGCAGTCAAACAAAGAGCTTTGTGAGTGAGCGAAGGAATGCGAGTGAGTGTGTCTCAAACTCACAGAGACTGTGTCTCCGCTGATGAAGCCAGACAAGCTGCCTCTGCCGTAGTGGATGGAGAACTCTGTGCCGTTCTTAACGAATGTGCTGGACTTCTTAGAGTTGTAACGACGATGCAGCCCTGATGAGAGAGGACAGTGGATCAAAATGGGAATGTAGAGATGGTTTTTAGTGATAATACACCATGACTCAGCCCCTCTAAGATGCTGCGATCACAACAGTTAAGGCTAATTCAACCAGCTACTGCAACTGTTCTGCAATTTGACACATCATCGTACTTTCCCGTGAGTTTCATCAATCATAGCAGTCCCCCGCTCAACGTCCCCAAACTCACTTCCTTGTTTTCGGTTATGAAGATACAGACGTGTGCGACACAAACGTCCAACAAAAATGACTGCTTAAGGCTGCGCAAGGCAATGTCCTGATGTTCTGCATGAAAAACAGCACAGGACAAAATTCTTATACTGTTTTGCACCGCTTGCATCGTTCTGGTGGAACACAAAGGAAATTTAATCGATTGACTTGCTTTtctgcagcaaaacacacccAGAGACTAGCTGAAATACAGCGACAACAGACAAGACAAGTTTTGCATCAGCAACTACTGCAAGTGTGCAGAGAATCAAAGTGAGATAGATTAAATATGCAGGGTTAGTGGTACATTAGTGTAGCATAAACAGTGCGGTTTTATTCTCAGTGGAACAAGTTGCCTTTgatttttaatgaattaaaCGAATAAAATGTGCcactatttttgcaattttccctTGCTCTCACAATTTCATAGCAAAAAAAGTGCaatttttagaaaagctgccatGAAATCGGACATTTTAAGCCGCAACAATCCAAAAAAAGCCTGCAAAATCCACGAGGGACTGATTCACAGTTTGAAACAGAGCCAGTGGTGTAGCACACGCCCCCTGGCATCTCATTGGCCATCACTGGTTTCCCCCCATACCGGAGTCAGAAGGTAGATGGCTTGTTTGGATCAGAACCTTTGCCATAATGTGACTGTTaacatttcctgttggaaagtA
Protein-coding sequences here:
- the napsa gene encoding napsin-A, with the translated sequence MTRLKMFYLIGALLVTQSAAIFRVPLHKTRSLRRLMSDNGMSLEDLRALAQSSGAPDSAPSPNVPVERLTNFMDAQYYGLISIGTPPQDFTVLFDTGSSNLWVPSIHCSFFDVACWLHRRYNSKKSSTFVKNGTEFSIHYGRGSLSGFISGDTVSVAGLPIPGQQFAEAVKQPGITFAVARFDGVLGMAYPSISVAEVTPVFDTAMAAKLLPQNIFSFYISRDPKAAVGGELVLGGTDPQYYTGDLHYVNVTRKAYWQIEMKGVEVGNQLTLCKASCQAIVDTGTSQIVGPVQEIRALQKAIGALPLLMGEYWIDCKRIPSLPVVSFNIGGKMLNLTGEDYVIKETQLGTSICLSGFMAMDIPPPAGPLWILGDVFIGRYYTVFDRNADRVGFAPAK